One window from the genome of Streptomyces sp. NBC_00091 encodes:
- a CDS encoding NADPH-dependent FMN reductase: protein MHVLVLSGSSRTGSVNARLASLVASLVVRAGATAEPALLGDFPMPLYDGDLEADEGVPPGALALRERIEAAQALVIASPEYNASVPGVLKNAVDWVSRVRPQPFKDKQVLLVSASPSMVGGNRGLWALRIPLEHLGARVYPDMFSLAMAHQEFTDDGALSDRGLGERLASTVDAFLDLAEADTRYLCLQRRWYEFLGDRTDAPVTARAQD from the coding sequence CTGCACGTGCTCGTGCTCTCGGGCTCCTCCCGCACCGGCTCGGTCAACGCCCGCCTGGCCTCGCTCGTCGCGAGCCTGGTCGTCCGGGCAGGGGCCACCGCCGAGCCCGCGCTGCTCGGCGACTTCCCGATGCCGCTGTACGACGGGGACCTGGAGGCCGACGAAGGGGTGCCGCCGGGGGCGCTGGCGCTGCGCGAGCGGATCGAGGCCGCGCAGGCCCTGGTCATCGCCTCGCCCGAGTACAACGCGTCCGTCCCCGGCGTGCTCAAGAACGCCGTCGACTGGGTCTCCCGGGTCCGGCCCCAGCCCTTCAAGGACAAGCAGGTCCTGCTCGTGTCGGCCTCGCCCTCGATGGTCGGCGGCAACCGGGGCCTGTGGGCCCTGCGCATCCCGCTGGAACACCTGGGGGCGCGGGTCTACCCCGACATGTTCAGCCTGGCGATGGCCCATCAGGAGTTCACCGACGACGGCGCCCTCTCCGACCGGGGTCTCGGCGAACGTCTGGCATCGACGGTCGACGCCTTCCTGGACCTCGCCGAGGCCGACACCCGCTACCTGTGCCTGCAACGCCGCTGGTACGAGTTCCTCGGCGACCGGACCGACGCGCCGGTCACCGCCCGCGCCCAGGACTGA
- a CDS encoding polysaccharide deacetylase family protein encodes MDVGRRAAMAGLLAAGLVPGPDAWAAPGRAVGEAGGGAGPRPPASLLGQEIRRLPTSRPVVALTFNAAWDESGIDTVLAELRRRKLAATFFPTGLFAEAHPAAVRAMAAAHGLGNHSYSHPSFDDLGTAERAREVRRADAAIRTASGAEPLPFFRFPYSSTTAESVEDVNDLGYAAIEFTNDTNGYLGPAGGMTVDAAVRRAVGSLGPGCILQMHVGSSAGDGVVLDARALPRIIDAAQDEGYEIVDLREFLTASP; translated from the coding sequence GTGGATGTGGGACGACGCGCCGCGATGGCGGGGCTGCTGGCGGCGGGGCTCGTTCCCGGCCCGGACGCGTGGGCGGCGCCGGGGCGCGCGGTGGGCGAGGCCGGCGGCGGGGCGGGTCCCCGGCCGCCCGCGTCCCTGCTCGGCCAGGAGATCCGCCGGCTGCCCACCTCCCGCCCGGTGGTGGCGCTCACCTTCAACGCCGCGTGGGACGAGAGCGGGATCGACACCGTCCTCGCGGAGCTGCGGCGCCGGAAGCTGGCCGCCACCTTCTTCCCCACGGGCCTGTTCGCCGAGGCGCACCCCGCTGCCGTCCGGGCGATGGCCGCGGCGCACGGGCTGGGCAACCACTCCTACAGCCACCCCTCCTTCGACGACCTCGGCACGGCGGAGCGGGCGCGGGAGGTGCGCCGCGCCGACGCGGCGATCCGTACGGCGTCGGGGGCCGAGCCGCTGCCGTTCTTCCGGTTCCCGTACAGCTCGACCACGGCGGAGTCGGTGGAGGACGTCAACGACCTCGGTTACGCGGCGATCGAGTTCACCAACGACACCAACGGCTATCTGGGTCCGGCCGGCGGTATGACGGTGGACGCGGCGGTCCGCAGGGCGGTGGGCTCGCTCGGTCCCGGATGCATCCTGCAGATGCACGTCGGCAGCAGCGCGGGCGACGGGGTCGTCCTGGATGCCCGGGCGCTGCCGCGGATCATCGACGCGGCGCAGGACGAGGGCTACGAGATCGTCGACCTGCGGGAGTTCCTCACCGCTTCGCCGTGA
- a CDS encoding HPP family protein — MPTPPTTTLPTTAPAPAPAPAPAPVPAPQTRRRSRFARLSGQAPPRPPAKAVALATGAGVTALLLLVAVGDLLHRPLLIPPLAASAALVVAAPALPLAQPRNVIGGQLVAAAVGFAALAVGGNSLWTAAVAGGLAVGAMALTRTPHSPAAATAVIVVLSRPPVLPFLGLLALATTLLVLVGWAAARAGAGTGRYPAYWW; from the coding sequence ATGCCCACGCCCCCCACGACGACCCTGCCCACCACGGCGCCGGCCCCCGCCCCGGCCCCGGCCCCCGCCCCCGTTCCGGCCCCGCAGACCCGCCGCCGGAGCCGGTTCGCGCGCCTGTCGGGCCAGGCCCCGCCACGCCCGCCGGCCAAGGCGGTGGCCCTCGCCACCGGCGCGGGCGTGACCGCACTCCTGCTGCTCGTCGCCGTCGGAGACCTCCTGCACCGCCCCCTGCTGATCCCGCCGCTGGCCGCGAGCGCCGCGCTGGTCGTGGCCGCGCCGGCCCTCCCGCTGGCCCAGCCGCGCAATGTCATCGGCGGGCAGCTGGTGGCCGCGGCCGTCGGCTTCGCCGCGCTCGCGGTCGGCGGGAACTCCCTCTGGACGGCCGCCGTCGCGGGCGGACTGGCGGTCGGGGCGATGGCCCTCACCCGCACCCCCCACTCTCCCGCCGCGGCCACCGCCGTGATCGTCGTCCTCTCCCGGCCCCCCGTCCTCCCCTTCCTCGGCCTCCTCGCCCTCGCCACCACCCTCCTGGTCCTGGTCGGCTGGGCGGCCGCCCGTGCGGGCGCGGGCACCGGCCGCTACCCGGCGTACTGGTGGTGA
- a CDS encoding ABATE domain-containing protein, translating into MSESAERSPVDEMPLVGESLALDLVNTTFIDGGLRGVLVDALATPADLDRWCARRLEDFSPPLRSRLTEPATRAHFERFLELRHALREVAAAHVAGRAPEPADVRTVNLASRLAARWEELAAAPEPLGAVTRWAEPDPRLAALGEVAAAGVRLFGGAPGRPVNACPAPGCILYFVKTHARREWCTATCGNRVRVARHSRRHREPAAG; encoded by the coding sequence ATGTCCGAGAGCGCGGAACGCTCGCCGGTGGACGAGATGCCGCTGGTCGGGGAGTCGCTCGCCCTCGACCTCGTGAACACCACCTTCATCGACGGCGGCCTGCGGGGCGTCCTGGTCGACGCCCTGGCCACCCCCGCCGACCTGGACCGCTGGTGCGCCCGGCGGCTGGAGGACTTCAGCCCGCCGCTGCGGTCCCGGCTGACCGAGCCCGCCACCCGCGCCCACTTCGAGCGCTTCCTCGAGCTGCGCCACGCCCTGCGCGAGGTGGCCGCCGCGCACGTGGCCGGCCGGGCCCCGGAGCCGGCCGACGTGCGCACGGTGAACCTCGCCTCCCGGCTCGCCGCCCGCTGGGAGGAGCTGGCCGCGGCCCCGGAGCCGCTGGGGGCCGTGACCCGCTGGGCGGAGCCCGATCCGCGGCTGGCCGCGCTGGGGGAGGTGGCGGCCGCCGGGGTGCGGCTCTTCGGCGGCGCCCCGGGGCGGCCGGTCAACGCCTGCCCGGCGCCGGGCTGCATCCTCTACTTCGTCAAGACCCACGCCCGCCGTGAGTGGTGCACGGCCACCTGCGGCAACCGGGTCCGCGTGGCGCGCCACAGCCGCCGGCACCGGGAACCGGCCGCCGGCTAG
- a CDS encoding substrate-binding domain-containing protein translates to MEYVNRMFDLVEETNAAFDPQGMPSGRVVVGTGPLLIDRRIGALLRECRYRYPQVCLSPQIVGPSRMEAAVLDGDIHLGLTVGPAPDTDLAPPPAGLTSQSLAPVELVPVGGPAFNDPQSRTAALRTAPVLVVDPECPSQAILPTALRERYGADPQVIETGSASGARALAESGCGIAMLPQSSVRPDSSLAVLPDLPRARLDVRAVWPEQSWMPPAVAAVLELARRVGDEKLATAA, encoded by the coding sequence ATGGAATACGTGAACCGCATGTTCGACCTCGTCGAGGAGACGAATGCCGCCTTCGACCCCCAGGGAATGCCCAGCGGCCGCGTGGTCGTCGGGACGGGGCCGCTGCTCATCGACCGGCGGATCGGGGCGCTGCTGCGCGAGTGCCGCTACCGCTACCCGCAGGTGTGCCTCTCCCCGCAAATCGTCGGCCCTTCCAGGATGGAGGCCGCCGTCCTCGACGGCGACATCCACCTGGGGCTGACGGTCGGCCCCGCCCCCGACACGGACCTCGCGCCCCCGCCCGCCGGCCTGACCTCCCAGTCGCTGGCGCCGGTCGAGCTGGTGCCCGTCGGCGGGCCGGCCTTCAACGACCCGCAGAGCCGTACGGCCGCGCTGCGTACGGCCCCGGTCCTGGTCGTCGACCCGGAATGCCCCTCCCAGGCGATCCTGCCGACGGCCCTGCGGGAGCGCTACGGCGCCGATCCCCAGGTGATCGAGACCGGCTCGGCCAGCGGGGCCCGCGCACTCGCCGAGAGCGGCTGCGGCATCGCGATGCTGCCGCAGTCCTCGGTCCGGCCGGACAGCTCCCTGGCGGTACTGCCCGACCTGCCCCGGGCACGCCTGGACGTCCGGGCCGTGTGGCCGGAGCAGTCCTGGATGCCGCCGGCCGTGGCGGCCGTACTGGAGCTGGCCCGCAGGGTCGGCGACGAGAAGCT